A window of Rufibacter sp. LB8 contains these coding sequences:
- a CDS encoding geranylgeranylglyceryl/heptaprenylglyceryl phosphate synthase gives MTLLPRSSIFTSGTSGTTTYRKQLAVLLDPDHLTVARCQEILALSHQHQVDYFFMGGSLISNPDQTSFVQYIKQHSAIPVILFPSSGLYIDSAADGLLLLSLISGRNPDFLIGQHVAAAPLLQKSGLPLYSTGYMLVDSGRQTTASYMSGTTPIPNDKPSIAACTALAGQMLGLQHMYLDAGSGAMYPVSVAMIQAVRQAVSVPLLVGGGVNTPDKAEAAWKAGADVLVVGNHIEKQPQFISEVSAVKARFNVALPQETSY, from the coding sequence ATGACCCTGCTTCCTCGTTCTAGCATTTTCACCTCTGGCACCAGCGGCACCACCACCTACAGAAAACAACTGGCGGTGCTGCTGGACCCAGACCATTTAACCGTGGCCCGTTGCCAGGAGATTCTGGCCCTGAGCCACCAGCACCAGGTAGATTACTTTTTCATGGGCGGCAGTCTGATCTCTAACCCAGACCAGACCTCGTTTGTGCAGTACATCAAGCAGCACAGCGCCATTCCCGTCATTCTTTTCCCCAGCAGCGGCCTCTACATTGACTCCGCCGCTGACGGGCTTCTGTTGCTTTCTCTTATTTCCGGTCGGAATCCTGATTTTTTGATTGGGCAGCACGTGGCCGCCGCGCCTTTGCTCCAGAAAAGCGGTTTGCCTTTATATTCCACGGGTTATATGTTGGTAGACTCTGGCAGGCAGACCACGGCTTCTTACATGAGCGGCACCACCCCTATCCCAAATGACAAGCCTTCTATTGCCGCCTGCACCGCGCTGGCCGGGCAAATGCTGGGCTTGCAGCACATGTATCTAGACGCTGGGTCCGGGGCCATGTACCCGGTGAGCGTTGCTATGATTCAGGCGGTACGGCAAGCGGTATCTGTGCCGTTGCTGGTGGGTGGCGGCGTAAACACCCCAGACAAAGCGGAAGCCGCCTGGAAAGCCGGCGCCGATGTACTGGTGGTGGGCAACCACATTGAGAAACAGCCACAGTTTATCTCAGAGGTGAGCGCCGTGAAAGCGCGTTTCAACGTGGCTTTACCCCAGGAAACCAGCTATTAA
- a CDS encoding DUF4007 family protein, translated as MISEQELRIKYSFSGHESFQCRQLWLKKGFDYIKAGGSFHSESAVVDLGVGKNMVASIRYWLKAFNIVDSKDEVTEFGESLFSDKGFDPFLEDSASLWLLHYQLVSKGLASSYFLIFNEFRKEKMHFNKDTFVNYVKRKAETEKGLSFNPKTVGDDFDVFRKLYLSGNEDSKNGIEDSFSGILTELGLLKSMMQVKEENGKKIRYDLFYIENTERLALPAEVLLYAICSNPAYGASISLHSLENDINSPGNIFALNRSGLVSKIEEAVEAYSFITYTDQAGIKELQFKKEIAPLEILKLYYAK; from the coding sequence ATGATAAGCGAGCAAGAGCTACGTATCAAATACTCTTTTTCAGGCCATGAGTCCTTTCAATGTAGACAGCTTTGGTTGAAGAAGGGATTTGACTATATAAAAGCAGGAGGGTCCTTCCACAGCGAAAGTGCGGTGGTTGATTTGGGCGTTGGTAAGAACATGGTAGCCTCTATCCGTTATTGGTTGAAAGCTTTCAACATAGTAGACAGCAAAGATGAGGTTACTGAATTTGGAGAGTCTCTTTTTAGTGATAAAGGTTTTGACCCGTTTTTGGAAGACAGTGCAAGCCTGTGGCTGTTGCATTACCAACTAGTAAGCAAAGGATTAGCGTCTTCTTATTTTCTGATTTTTAATGAGTTCAGAAAAGAAAAGATGCATTTCAACAAAGACACTTTTGTCAATTACGTAAAACGAAAAGCAGAAACAGAAAAAGGATTGAGTTTCAATCCTAAGACAGTTGGCGATGATTTTGATGTTTTCCGTAAATTGTATCTATCTGGCAACGAGGATTCAAAGAATGGAATAGAAGATAGCTTTTCTGGGATATTAACGGAGTTGGGCTTGTTGAAGTCAATGATGCAAGTAAAAGAGGAAAATGGCAAGAAGATAAGGTATGATCTATTTTATATAGAGAATACAGAGAGGTTGGCTCTTCCGGCGGAAGTACTCCTTTATGCCATCTGCTCAAATCCTGCCTATGGTGCTTCCATAAGTTTACACAGTTTAGAGAATGATATTAATAGCCCAGGAAACATCTTTGCGCTAAATAGATCAGGCTTAGTAAGTAAAATTGAAGAAGCTGTTGAAGCATATTCTTTTATCACATACACAGACCAAGCAGGTATTAAAGAATTGCAGTTTAAAAAGGAAATAGCGCCTTTAGAAATTCTCAAATTGTACTATGCAAAATAA
- a CDS encoding DNA/RNA non-specific endonuclease has protein sequence MKHLYRSLLAALVLGFGASCSTEYVEPNQGISQTTASDATATKDSHLALGNPSGAGTSYSNYLVSKPQFVMSYNSYRGTPNWVSWHLSSAWVGSTPRQDDFRADTSLPSSFYRVTSADYTGSGFDRGHNCPSADRTLTVADNSATFLMSNMIPQAGTNNQQTWAGLENYCRTLINAGNELYIIMGSYGKGGTGLNGYKETLAAGKVTVPNRIWKVIVVLPNGTGDVSRITSSTRVIAVNTPNSTSISSTWGTYRTTVDAIESATGYNLLSNVSATVQSTIEARVDNGPTQ, from the coding sequence ATGAAACACTTGTACAGATCTTTGCTGGCTGCCTTGGTACTGGGCTTCGGCGCTTCTTGTTCCACGGAGTACGTAGAACCCAACCAAGGCATCAGCCAGACCACGGCTTCTGACGCCACCGCCACCAAAGACAGCCACCTGGCCCTGGGCAATCCCAGCGGCGCGGGCACCAGCTACAGCAATTACCTGGTGAGTAAGCCGCAGTTTGTGATGTCGTATAACAGCTACCGGGGCACGCCCAACTGGGTGAGCTGGCATTTGAGCAGCGCCTGGGTGGGCAGCACGCCGCGCCAGGATGATTTCAGGGCAGACACTTCGTTGCCCAGCAGCTTCTACCGCGTTACGTCGGCAGATTACACCGGCAGCGGGTTTGACCGGGGCCACAACTGCCCCTCAGCCGACCGCACGCTCACGGTGGCAGACAACTCAGCCACGTTCCTGATGTCTAACATGATTCCGCAGGCGGGCACCAACAACCAGCAGACCTGGGCCGGTCTTGAGAACTACTGCCGCACCTTGATCAATGCAGGCAACGAACTCTACATCATCATGGGTAGCTATGGCAAAGGAGGCACCGGGCTGAACGGCTACAAAGAAACCCTGGCCGCCGGCAAAGTCACCGTGCCCAACCGCATCTGGAAAGTGATAGTAGTGTTGCCCAACGGCACCGGCGACGTGAGCCGCATCACCAGCAGCACCCGCGTGATTGCCGTGAACACACCCAACTCTACCAGCATCAGCAGCACCTGGGGCACCTACCGCACTACCGTAGACGCCATTGAGTCCGCCACCGGATACAACTTGCTGTCTAACGTGTCTGCCACCGTGCAGAGCACCATTGAGGCCCGCGTAGACAACGGCCCCACCCAATAA
- the rnk gene encoding nucleoside diphosphate kinase regulator, with protein MNTIFVTEQDYERLHQLVQTQRSQGNVGLVDNLCRGLRQASIIPAEQVPIDVVTMNSLVRLREKKSGTRLELSVVYPKDANLASGKISVLAPVGAAILGHKVAEEITCEVAGRTLNYEVEEVIYQPEAAGDFAL; from the coding sequence ATGAACACCATTTTTGTAACCGAGCAAGACTATGAACGCCTGCACCAATTAGTACAGACCCAGCGCTCACAAGGCAACGTGGGCCTGGTAGACAACCTCTGCCGCGGCCTGCGCCAAGCCTCCATTATTCCCGCTGAGCAAGTGCCCATAGATGTGGTGACTATGAACTCCCTGGTGCGCCTGCGCGAGAAGAAGAGCGGTACGCGCCTGGAACTCTCTGTGGTGTACCCCAAAGACGCGAATCTGGCTTCTGGCAAGATTTCTGTACTAGCCCCGGTGGGCGCTGCCATTTTAGGCCACAAGGTAGCCGAGGAAATCACCTGCGAGGTAGCCGGACGCACCCTCAACTATGAAGTGGAGGAAGTCATTTACCAACCAGAGGCCGCCGGCGATTTTGCCCTATGA
- a CDS encoding STAS/SEC14 domain-containing protein: MTTELVNAFGNVYLTISPDSQNQWVLATWQGYSTQEAIKKGISAYTEALQDAGYSDILIDTRAMVGSWNHSLDWVLEHWVPQAAAAGLQHYALVVKPETFAEAAADIFYEHVTAFEAEIFADMATARAWLRKQRLLQNMAQLQST, encoded by the coding sequence ATGACTACTGAACTTGTGAATGCCTTCGGGAATGTATATTTAACTATTAGCCCAGATTCTCAGAACCAATGGGTATTGGCCACCTGGCAGGGCTACTCCACCCAGGAAGCCATTAAAAAAGGCATTTCGGCGTACACAGAAGCGCTGCAAGATGCCGGGTATAGTGATATTCTTATAGACACCCGCGCCATGGTTGGCTCCTGGAACCACTCTCTTGACTGGGTGCTGGAACACTGGGTACCGCAGGCCGCCGCCGCCGGACTGCAACATTACGCCCTGGTGGTGAAACCAGAAACCTTCGCTGAGGCCGCCGCCGACATCTTCTATGAGCATGTGACGGCGTTTGAAGCCGAAATCTTCGCAGACATGGCCACCGCGCGGGCCTGGCTCCGGAAACAGCGTCTCCTGCAGAACATGGCACAGCTCCAAAGCACTTAA
- a CDS encoding DnaJ domain-containing protein: protein MSKNYYHILEVSPTATAQEIKAAYKRLALRFHPDKNPGSPHAEERFKQINDAYQVLSNPRRRAAFDQQQDYERRQRQAAAYTNPRYHHTRPPAGFKERHYQQRAQHQRRLSKRDIKIALGVVLLVVLLVLGLKLGWDSMAEGRAFKQAQQAAANGEWSQAEAAYSTYLMYQPEAGKARLQRAAIRQRHLQDPQGAAIDYSYLINSSQNPSPAWFVARGDCYLDEKKMLDALLDFEMALKLDSTLVTAFRGRALVHLQMEDDWPAAIQDLTVFLKHPTGKAAAKVEAYLYRAYAFYRTQEYDLAWQDTEAALAADAFNAKAFYLQAVISRAQNGDNSLTCDLLTKAAQLGFAMAQEEKARYCQ, encoded by the coding sequence TTGAGCAAGAATTACTACCATATCTTAGAAGTAAGCCCCACGGCCACTGCGCAAGAAATCAAGGCCGCGTACAAACGCCTGGCGCTCAGGTTTCATCCAGACAAGAACCCGGGCAGCCCCCACGCCGAGGAACGGTTCAAGCAAATCAATGACGCCTACCAGGTGCTTTCCAACCCCCGCCGACGCGCCGCCTTTGACCAGCAGCAGGACTATGAACGGCGCCAGCGGCAGGCGGCCGCCTACACCAATCCCCGCTACCACCACACGCGCCCACCTGCCGGGTTCAAAGAACGCCATTACCAGCAACGCGCGCAGCACCAGCGCCGCCTGTCTAAGAGAGACATTAAAATTGCGCTGGGCGTAGTGCTGTTGGTGGTGTTGCTGGTGCTGGGCCTGAAACTGGGATGGGACAGCATGGCCGAGGGCAGGGCGTTCAAGCAGGCCCAACAGGCCGCCGCCAACGGGGAGTGGTCCCAGGCCGAGGCCGCTTATTCTACGTATTTGATGTATCAGCCAGAGGCCGGGAAGGCACGTCTGCAGCGCGCCGCCATCAGGCAGCGCCATTTGCAGGACCCGCAGGGCGCCGCCATTGACTATAGTTACCTGATCAACAGCAGCCAAAACCCCAGCCCCGCTTGGTTTGTAGCCAGAGGCGATTGTTACCTGGATGAGAAAAAAATGCTGGATGCACTGCTTGATTTCGAGATGGCGTTGAAGCTGGATTCTACCTTGGTGACCGCATTTAGAGGGCGGGCCCTGGTGCACTTGCAAATGGAAGATGACTGGCCCGCGGCCATCCAGGACCTCACCGTTTTCCTCAAACACCCCACCGGAAAGGCAGCGGCCAAAGTAGAAGCCTATCTCTACCGCGCCTACGCTTTTTACCGAACCCAGGAATATGATCTGGCCTGGCAAGACACAGAAGCCGCCCTCGCCGCCGATGCCTTCAACGCCAAAGCATTTTACCTGCAGGCCGTCATCTCCCGTGCCCAAAATGGCGATAATTCCCTCACCTGCGACTTGTTAACCAAAGCCGCCCAACTAGGGTTTGCCATGGCCCAGGAAGAAAAAGCCAGGTATTGTCAGTAA
- a CDS encoding nuclease A inhibitor family protein encodes MSGLLSELRQQVQGLLFISESESLLEPFELPMGTSAQTPSDFLSAQGLTSDQPVEQVTVPYFFRNMVREDVAGAELAQGFTALVQWLESNLQELTVYRLGNVQVQAYVVGKAENDQWLGLKTTLVET; translated from the coding sequence ATGTCAGGTCTACTTTCTGAGTTACGCCAACAGGTGCAAGGCCTGCTTTTTATAAGCGAGAGCGAATCTCTGCTTGAACCCTTTGAATTGCCAATGGGCACTTCGGCCCAAACGCCTTCTGATTTTCTGTCGGCCCAAGGCCTGACTTCTGACCAACCCGTGGAGCAGGTCACCGTGCCTTACTTTTTCAGGAATATGGTGCGCGAAGACGTGGCTGGCGCAGAATTGGCGCAAGGGTTTACCGCACTGGTGCAATGGCTGGAAAGCAACTTGCAGGAACTCACGGTCTATAGATTGGGAAATGTACAGGTGCAGGCCTATGTGGTGGGAAAAGCAGAAAATGACCAATGGCTGGGTCTGAAGACTACGCTGGTTGAAACCTGA
- a CDS encoding putative sensor domain DACNV-containing protein — protein MQQESTYQAARSVAKAVEAHFTQHHALEVQSGMAGAAPTPSAHIIEAILDAAFWASLRKEEGHSPKISLAFLPPELAGKPLVFEHRFPLTPTILAKLAPGVERAGIHLGVWYEGEHLYLWGTTQTVMSYCFVLDVSEPGLLVVKHRRDDGLGKFANVAVLKGDQIKLIDEHSASLPDCPGLMKPLLHITTPFAGDNSVNVLVQLAVSMRAHGRGGTLLVVPSDSLAWRESIVQPILYSISPAFSGLAELMKGAEVEQTQTPWLTALTQEVKSLAGLTAIDGATVVNDRHELLAFGAKITRRDGYAPLEKIMTTEPILGNEPVIIHPTQNGGTRHFSAAQFVHDQRDALALVASQDGRFTVFSWSPCEHMVHAHRIDSLLL, from the coding sequence ATGCAACAAGAGTCAACGTACCAGGCGGCCCGTTCCGTGGCCAAGGCTGTAGAGGCCCATTTCACGCAACACCATGCGCTGGAGGTCCAGAGCGGCATGGCCGGCGCGGCACCCACGCCCTCGGCACACATCATTGAAGCTATCTTAGATGCCGCCTTCTGGGCCAGCCTGCGCAAAGAAGAAGGGCATTCGCCTAAAATATCCCTGGCGTTTCTGCCACCTGAGCTGGCCGGCAAGCCGTTGGTGTTTGAGCACCGGTTTCCGCTCACGCCCACCATTCTGGCCAAGCTGGCACCGGGGGTGGAACGGGCGGGCATTCACCTGGGCGTGTGGTATGAGGGCGAACACCTCTATCTCTGGGGCACCACCCAAACGGTCATGAGTTATTGCTTTGTGTTGGATGTGTCTGAGCCGGGCCTGCTGGTGGTCAAGCACCGTCGCGACGACGGGCTGGGCAAATTCGCGAACGTGGCCGTGCTCAAAGGCGACCAAATCAAACTCATTGACGAACACAGCGCCAGCCTACCCGACTGCCCCGGTCTCATGAAGCCGCTTCTGCATATCACCACGCCCTTCGCCGGTGATAATTCTGTGAACGTGCTGGTACAGTTGGCGGTGTCTATGCGGGCGCACGGGCGCGGGGGCACGCTGCTGGTGGTGCCCAGTGACTCCCTGGCCTGGCGCGAATCTATTGTGCAACCTATACTGTACTCCATTTCCCCGGCGTTCTCGGGCCTGGCTGAACTCATGAAAGGCGCCGAGGTAGAGCAAACGCAGACTCCGTGGCTCACCGCGCTCACCCAGGAAGTGAAAAGCCTGGCGGGCCTCACCGCCATAGACGGCGCCACCGTGGTCAATGACCGCCACGAACTCCTGGCCTTCGGGGCGAAGATCACGCGCCGCGACGGCTATGCGCCCCTGGAAAAGATCATGACCACTGAGCCCATTCTGGGCAACGAGCCCGTCATTATTCACCCCACCCAGAACGGCGGCACCCGCCATTTCTCCGCGGCCCAGTTTGTGCACGACCAACGCGACGCCCTGGCCCTGGTAGCCTCCCAAGACGGCCGCTTCACGGTCTTCAGCTGGTCGCCCTGCGAGCACATGGTGCACGCGCATAGAATTGACAGTTTGCTGTTGTAG
- a CDS encoding DUF4197 domain-containing protein, translated as MLPSSASRFFLLLGVFFLAQTAFAQVNLKDLGKLKQIVNNPSATNPTDIGAALKEALSIGVSKGSDALSLADGFYKNPNVKIPFPPDVKRVEDRLRQLGMGSEVDKFVMALNRAAEDAATQAKPIFLNAIKQMTIQDAAAILKGQPDAATQYLRRTTSAQLQEAFQPIIQNSLNKVNATQYYNTLITAYNKIPLVQKVNPNLEDYATQKAMDGLFTVVAQEEQNIRQNPAARTTELLKKVFGK; from the coding sequence ATGTTACCTTCTTCCGCTTCTAGATTTTTCCTTTTGCTAGGCGTGTTTTTCCTGGCCCAGACCGCCTTTGCCCAAGTAAACCTCAAAGACCTGGGCAAACTCAAGCAGATTGTCAACAACCCTTCGGCCACCAACCCAACTGACATTGGCGCCGCGCTCAAAGAAGCCTTGTCAATTGGCGTGAGCAAAGGGTCAGACGCGCTTTCATTAGCCGATGGTTTCTATAAAAATCCCAACGTTAAGATCCCGTTTCCGCCAGACGTGAAGCGCGTGGAGGACCGGTTGCGGCAGCTGGGCATGGGCAGTGAGGTAGACAAGTTTGTGATGGCCCTCAACCGCGCCGCCGAAGACGCTGCCACCCAGGCCAAGCCCATTTTCCTGAACGCCATCAAGCAGATGACCATACAAGACGCGGCCGCTATTCTCAAAGGTCAGCCAGATGCCGCCACGCAATACCTTCGCCGCACCACGTCTGCCCAATTACAGGAAGCATTCCAGCCTATCATTCAGAATTCTTTGAACAAGGTGAACGCCACCCAGTATTACAATACGCTTATCACGGCGTACAACAAGATACCGCTGGTGCAGAAAGTGAACCCCAACCTGGAGGATTACGCCACCCAGAAAGCCATGGACGGCCTGTTCACGGTGGTGGCCCAGGAGGAGCAGAACATTCGCCAGAACCCGGCGGCCCGCACCACAGAATTGCTCAAAAAGGTGTTCGGCAAATAA
- a CDS encoding metallophosphoesterase codes for MKRVSFLLLLFLLFSAIGCEELFEYHPNQVRLTASERNLTQKNLNRLQTQTPKDTLRLLVMGDTQRFYDATVDFVEKANSIPDIDLVVHLGDISDFGLSQEFKWVHDIMKRLKYPYLTVIGNHDMLGNARTVYQQMYGNFNYSVVYGHTKLVFIDTNGREYGFNGQVPDLTWLQQELQPAPEATWSQAVVLSHVPPFDGDFDQQLELPYHRTLAESKVVPLSLHGHRHGWMTETKYDDPSILYHVTTTVKKRGFTLLKLWKGGYQLERIDY; via the coding sequence ATGAAACGCGTCTCCTTCCTGCTTTTGCTATTCCTGCTTTTTTCTGCCATTGGCTGCGAAGAGCTATTTGAATACCACCCCAACCAAGTCAGGCTCACTGCCAGCGAGCGGAACCTCACCCAGAAAAACCTCAATCGTCTACAAACCCAGACGCCCAAAGACACCCTTCGGTTACTGGTCATGGGCGACACGCAGCGGTTTTATGATGCCACCGTAGACTTCGTGGAAAAGGCCAACTCCATCCCAGACATTGATTTGGTGGTGCATTTGGGTGACATCTCAGACTTTGGGCTATCACAGGAATTCAAATGGGTGCATGACATCATGAAGCGCCTGAAATACCCGTACCTCACCGTGATTGGCAACCATGACATGCTGGGCAACGCCCGCACCGTGTACCAGCAGATGTACGGCAACTTCAACTATTCTGTGGTCTACGGGCACACTAAGCTGGTTTTTATAGACACCAACGGCCGCGAGTACGGGTTCAACGGGCAGGTGCCTGACCTTACCTGGCTGCAGCAGGAACTCCAGCCCGCGCCAGAGGCAACGTGGTCGCAGGCCGTGGTGCTGTCGCATGTGCCCCCGTTTGACGGCGATTTTGACCAGCAATTGGAGCTGCCGTACCACCGCACCTTGGCAGAAAGCAAGGTAGTGCCCTTAAGTCTGCACGGCCACCGCCACGGCTGGATGACCGAGACCAAATATGATGACCCTTCCATTCTCTACCACGTGACCACCACCGTTAAGAAAAGGGGGTTTACCCTGCTCAAACTCTGGAAAGGCGGCTACCAACTAGAAAGAATAGACTACTGA
- a CDS encoding phage holin family protein, with translation MATEDKSKTDSIISNLMGYIDTRLDLIKLDLQTKLKEIFVSTIHGVLLGLVALMVLLFLNVFIALLLNDALDSSYWGFGIVTLFYLILLVILLVGLDKKVFRGMADKAFKNTIYKSDESEQTI, from the coding sequence ATGGCAACCGAAGACAAAAGCAAGACCGACAGCATCATCAGCAACCTGATGGGGTACATTGACACCCGCCTGGACCTGATCAAGCTGGACCTCCAGACCAAACTGAAAGAAATTTTTGTGAGTACCATCCACGGCGTGCTGCTGGGCCTGGTGGCCTTGATGGTGCTCCTGTTCCTCAACGTGTTTATTGCGCTGCTGCTCAATGACGCGCTGGACAGTTCCTACTGGGGCTTCGGGATTGTCACACTTTTTTATCTTATCTTGCTCGTCATTTTACTGGTGGGCCTTGACAAGAAGGTGTTCAGAGGCATGGCAGACAAAGCCTTCAAGAACACCATTTATAAATCTGATGAATCTGAGCAAACTATCTAA
- a CDS encoding AraC family transcriptional regulator produces the protein MEDYNKIIESLKVRYIKSKNLVLQQPLTVRNYYDVGNNLILVHNGIVAFGDDKQVVEEGQLLFIPGGRSTKIYYGDTESRVISNDDYITTKDKFFKSNSDLDLIGEADDSHSFVSFEAKVFDSVNFFTSLEVPAFVITSNKLATLVIKVVEESMQELPGKERIISLYTEQLVVELIRYILRNKMFVEQLATNSTYFKDPRLIDLFNYIKENLGGDLSNKVLSNVANVSEDYVGQYFKMLTGINPQDYIEYQRMERAVFLLRTTKKSIREIGKDVGYKDTAYFCRRFKMMFGIPAGKMRRRESSMNV, from the coding sequence ATGGAAGATTACAATAAAATTATTGAATCGCTGAAGGTGCGTTACATCAAGTCTAAAAACCTGGTGTTGCAGCAGCCTTTGACAGTGCGTAATTACTATGATGTAGGTAACAACTTAATTCTGGTGCACAACGGCATCGTGGCCTTCGGCGACGATAAGCAGGTAGTAGAAGAGGGGCAACTGCTCTTTATACCGGGCGGGCGCAGCACCAAAATTTACTACGGTGACACAGAAAGCCGTGTTATCTCCAATGATGACTACATCACCACAAAAGACAAGTTCTTCAAGAGCAACTCAGACCTGGACCTAATCGGTGAAGCCGATGACAGCCACAGTTTTGTGAGCTTTGAGGCCAAAGTGTTTGACTCTGTGAACTTTTTCACCTCGCTGGAAGTGCCGGCATTTGTGATTACCAGCAACAAACTGGCCACGCTGGTGATTAAAGTGGTGGAAGAAAGCATGCAGGAGCTGCCGGGCAAGGAGCGTATCATTAGCCTGTACACTGAGCAATTGGTGGTGGAACTGATTAGATACATTCTGCGGAACAAGATGTTTGTGGAGCAATTGGCTACCAACAGCACCTATTTCAAAGACCCGCGCCTCATAGACCTTTTCAACTACATCAAAGAGAACCTGGGCGGCGACTTGTCTAACAAAGTGCTCAGCAACGTAGCCAACGTGTCTGAAGACTATGTAGGACAGTACTTCAAAATGCTGACCGGCATTAACCCGCAGGACTACATTGAGTACCAGCGCATGGAGCGCGCCGTGTTCTTGCTGCGCACCACCAAGAAGAGCATCAGAGAGATTGGTAAAGACGTAGGCTATAAAGACACCGCCTATTTCTGCCGCCGTTTCAAGATGATGTTTGGTATACCCGCCGGTAAAATGCGCCGCCGTGAGTCATCTATGAACGTGTAG